The segment CTCCCTGGAGATCTGAAAGAAAAGATAGAACCCTACTTGCGACCTCTGTATGATGCGTTCTATGACCTTCTCACTCCCGAGCGGTTCATGAGATATGTAGATAAAAATGTCATAGAAATCGCCCCGCTGGCATATATGAGAGGGCGTACGCTGAACGACAGTTTCATCATCCTGGATGAAGCTCAAAATACCACACCTGAGCAGATGAAAATGTTTTTAACACGGATGGGGTTCGGCTCCCAGGTCGTGGTAACAGGGGACATCACACAGGTTGATCTCCCTTCCGGAAAGGGCTCGGGACTGGAAATCGTGCATAAAATCCTCTACGGGCTGGAGGGAATCGCGTTCACGTCCCTTGATAAGGAAGATGTCGTGCGCCATGAAATTGTGCAGCGGATAGTTCAGGCCTATGAAAACTTCGAACGGTAGAACCCATTGGGCGTCTTCGCTCTCTATAGCACGGAAGTTTCTGTCCTCAACCAGCACCTTCTGCCTTGTGCTGGTTGTGATGGCGCTGTTACTCCTTATCGTGAACTGGCAACTTCGTGCGGGACAGAACGGATTCCAGATTGGGAGGGCTGCCCCCAAAACCTATCTGGCTCTCTCTTCAATGCGGTTTCCCGATCAACGGATCACGAATATCCTCAAAGACTATGTCTCAGACCGGGTGGCCGGCGTAGTGATCAGAAGCCCCTCACAGTTTACGGATTCCGTGGAAGCTCTCTCCCAGGGGAAATACCTCCGCCAGGGGGGAGAAAGGAAAGAGGAAGGGAAACTGCTTCCGGAAGCACTCCGGCTCCGTTTGGACCGGTTGCCGTCTGAGGATCGACTCACGCTCCTCAGAGCCGCTTCGTCAATCGGCTCCGGGGTGATCAGGCAGGGACTCTACAGCAATGAAGACAAACGCGACGTCTGGTCACGTATCCAAAAACGGGATCTCTCGCCGGCACAGCGCAATCTTGCGTACCAGCTTATCGATCACCTTGTAACGCAGGCTCAAAGAGAGGATAGGGAACTGACAGACGAAGTCAGGCAGGAGCTGCGCGGTTCTGTTCCACCAGTGGAACGCAGCGTGCACCCTGGCGACGTAATTGTGGAAAAAGGGGAAACGGTCACCCCCTTTATCGGCACAATCCTTGCACGGCAGGGATATCCCCCGAGCCATTTCCCTGTTGAGCATATGGTGCTCGCCATTGCGGTAGCGCTCCTGTGGGCCTCCTGGTTCATCTCCGGATGGAAAACACTTTTTCCGCAACAGCGCAGTCTGTTTCGGAGTTTTACCCTTGTACTCTTTTGCATCACATGGGGTGTGGAGATATCCTCTGCGAGATTCGGCTTCTACGGGCTCGGCATGATCCTGCTTGCCGGCTGGGGCTATCTCACTCTTCCTCACTCGCTGGCACATGTGGTGATCATCGGTGGCGGGCTGATCGCCGGAATAGTGGCCACGGACTTTTCCCTGGCGGCAACCGCCATTATCTATCTGGTGACGGCAGTGACAAGCGGAGCCGGTCTCGTTCTGTTTCGGAGTATACAGAGCCGCTCTCAGGTATGGAAGGAACTCTTTTTTCTCACTGTAGGCGCCGTCGCGATGGCCATTGCCGCTCTATGGACCCGGGGGGAAGAGCTGTCGTGGCTACGTCTCCTATTATATCCCTTTCTGGCCTTATTGCTGGACACGATGCTCATCGCACTTTTGCCACTCTGGGAAAAGATGTTCGACGTGCTTTCACCCTTACGTCTCATGGAACTGAGCCAGCCGGG is part of the Synergistales bacterium genome and harbors:
- a CDS encoding HDIG domain-containing protein codes for the protein MALLLLIVNWQLRAGQNGFQIGRAAPKTYLALSSMRFPDQRITNILKDYVSDRVAGVVIRSPSQFTDSVEALSQGKYLRQGGERKEEGKLLPEALRLRLDRLPSEDRLTLLRAASSIGSGVIRQGLYSNEDKRDVWSRIQKRDLSPAQRNLAYQLIDHLVTQAQREDRELTDEVRQELRGSVPPVERSVHPGDVIVEKGETVTPFIGTILARQGYPPSHFPVEHMVLAIAVALLWASWFISGWKTLFPQQRSLFRSFTLVLFCITWGVEISSARFGFYGLGMILLAGWGYLTLPHSLAHVVIIGGGLIAGIVATDFSLAATAIIYLVTAVTSGAGLVLFRSIQSRSQVWKELFFLTVGAVAMAIAALWTRGEELSWLRLLLYPFLALLLDTMLIALLPLWEKMFDVLSPLRLMELSQPGSALLKRLQLEAPGTYHHTLMVGTLAENAADEVGLDGLLVRTGAYYHDIGKLKRPDYFVENQLFTTNPHDEMAPTLSALVIIAHVRDGEKLAKNYKLPAKLCDFITEHHGTTMLSYFYKKAKLENVSIQPEQFTYPGPRPRSRETAIVMLADSVEAAVRGAGSSIAQVGELEELVNDVVQAKISEGQLDYVQFTLADLAAIKFSFTNTLRSMYHSRKIQNFPQERKEETASVEQGVV